The genomic segment TTCATATAGAGAAACAAGCTATTGCAACGGAAACTGCTCAGATATTGTTCCCGCAAGCGACGGCGGAAACGGCGCAGGGAAAAGAAATGTCTTTTGCATGGAAAAATATCTCCGAGACGAAGTCTTATCGGTTGAGAGTTGCGAAAGACGCTCAAATGAAGACCATCGTAGTTGATACCATCGTTGAATCGAATTCTTTTAAGCTTGATAATGCAGCCGCGCTGCTTCCCAACGGCGACTATTACTGGACGGTGTCAGGTATTGATGCAAAAGGCACCGAGATGCCCGCGACGGCGCCGGTTAAATTTGAAACGGTTAATACCGATTATACGTTGCGCGGTATTTTCCCGCCTAGCGGATATGTGCTTGCGGATACTCTCTGTCCCGACACACGCTTTACATGGAAAACGAATGTTGAAACGGAGAAACACTTTCAAGTATCCGCTTCTGAGGATTTTGCTACGCTTGCCGTCGATGTAAAAACATCGGGTAACGGTATTGATGGCATTTCTTTACCGCAGGGACGATGGTATTGGCGGGTTGTCGCTGATAGTGCGGCAGGCCTCTTAAAAGCGGAACCCAAGCAGTTTACGATTGCGTCTCCGTTGGGAAAACCGAATTTATTCGATATCGGAAGCATGATAGTTGTCTTCCCCGAAGGAAAAACGAAATTTGTGTGGTCTCCGGTTAAGGGTGCGGATTATTATCAGGTTCGCATTGTAAAAATCGGTGATGAAGATTCTCCTTTATACGAAAATTTATTTATTACCGAAACTCAAGTGGAGATTGCTTTACAACGTGTCTTAGATGGCAACTACCGCATTAGCATCCAAGGATTTGCTTCCGCTTCTATAACGTCAACGCGGCGCTACGGCTTAGCTGTCGATCATAACTTTGTACTCAAGCATCTAAAACCGGTAGAACTGTTATATCCTGCAGACGGTGCAAGAATAGACGGACTTGAGGCCGCGCTTCATCCGTTTACCTTTGAATGGCAAACGATGGTGCCGCCGGCTTCGTCAAGGTTAATATTGCGGAAATCAGGTACTGCAAATCCCGTTTTTGACGTATCCGACCCTGCTGTGGAAATTCAAGCTCCTCCGCTTGAACAGGGACGATATACATGGGAAGTAAAGGCCGCCGTACCGGAAGGATTTGATATTTCATCACGCAAACGGTTTACGTTTACCGTTTTGCCGATACCGCCGCTGCCGCCGGTTACATTTAATTTCCCAAAAGCGGATGAAGTGCTTAATGCTTCTTTCTTTAAGTCGAACCGGAGTATCGATTTTAGATGGAATAGAGTACCGGATGCAACCCACTATCGGTTTAAACTTTCCGATTCTTCCGGGCGTTCAATATTTACAGCCGATATCCGTGCGGACAGCGCCGGACAGCCGGTTGTAAGTTTTAAAGATATTGCACGCTTATCTCCCGGAACCTTCTCTGCAGAAGTGGTGGCACAACGGCGGCTAAGTAACGGAAAGGTATTTCAAAACGGTACTGCCGCACGTTTACGTTTCCAAATAGATATTCCTAAGGGAAGAACGGTATCGACGGATGAAACGGGAGTTCTATATGGAAAATAAGCACGGTTTGCTACTTGCCGGTGTTCTTTTGTTGAGCCTTATCCCATTGTCCGCTCAAGAAGCTGCCCCCTCCGTGCAGGAAGTAAAAAAAGCAGGGAATGAAAAGAAAAATTATTTTCTCAAAGAGACCGATCAGGGCGTCACACTTGTCCAGCGTTTGTCTTGGGAAAAATTGGATGATATTTTAGGCTTTGAATTCGAACTTGAACAACAGGATAAAAAAACGAAAGTGTG from the Treponema vincentii F0403 genome contains:
- a CDS encoding FecR domain-containing protein, with the protein product MKTRKNTRSNPSFTNVGADVSVVVLSLLVIFASSFLFVKNLNRTFSRNDKTPVATVTFKYKSVQRKFLDRAVWDHPQQNSPVYNGDTIRTSPEAEATLYFVDRNVVELGSSTMIQVFVNNEESRIDLTSGLVSVETSDSSNMLVSSENTTAKISKGSSFRADKSGEGNLQLIVEKGEAAVTGQDGAEKAEVLTQGAVMQTGVQTPLVMVSPGKSVKLLKQSGNGVDVPFQWYSSLPAGEDLILETSPFSSFSEATQAYTVTGLTDYTLAKQNQSFYWRLYSSTAGTSDVNVQSGKVNIIDAPAPVLLEPAVDAEYTYTTTPPTIRFLWEGNSLVASYLLEVSDNPELKDPQLSRFVNTQSLTLSDFAEGTWYWRVTPRYLIGAENAPETSKIAFFHIEKQAIATETAQILFPQATAETAQGKEMSFAWKNISETKSYRLRVAKDAQMKTIVVDTIVESNSFKLDNAAALLPNGDYYWTVSGIDAKGTEMPATAPVKFETVNTDYTLRGIFPPSGYVLADTLCPDTRFTWKTNVETEKHFQVSASEDFATLAVDVKTSGNGIDGISLPQGRWYWRVVADSAAGLLKAEPKQFTIASPLGKPNLFDIGSMIVVFPEGKTKFVWSPVKGADYYQVRIVKIGDEDSPLYENLFITETQVEIALQRVLDGNYRISIQGFASASITSTRRYGLAVDHNFVLKHLKPVELLYPADGARIDGLEAALHPFTFEWQTMVPPASSRLILRKSGTANPVFDVSDPAVEIQAPPLEQGRYTWEVKAAVPEGFDISSRKRFTFTVLPIPPLPPVTFNFPKADEVLNASFFKSNRSIDFRWNRVPDATHYRFKLSDSSGRSIFTADIRADSAGQPVVSFKDIARLSPGTFSAEVVAQRRLSNGKVFQNGTAARLRFQIDIPKGRTVSTDETGVLYGK